In Plasmodium gaboni strain SY75 chromosome 8, whole genome shotgun sequence, one DNA window encodes the following:
- a CDS encoding hypothetical protein (conserved Plasmodium protein, unknown function): MKIIKYIFFAFFILVLFVCALNSYIYLKQDSFIFSNEFPTVEEKNQILGENYEIVTLTTKDNHKFTCWYIKTKDSENKPIMLYFQGNGGYLEKYINLFNLIIDRVDVNIFSCSNRGCGSNIAKPSEEYLYKDANVYIEYVKTKNPKHLFIFGSSMGAAVAIDTALKQNDNISGLIVQNAFTSLKNLSKYSHPFLHFFLFDYDMIIRSKMDNESKIKNITVPTLFTLSEMDEKIPTTHTRTLFQLCASTKKQLYLSKGGTHPDILKNDDGSYHKTMKKFIEDAIAIREKNIQDVKEKNPNKPT; the protein is encoded by the exons atgaaaataataaaatatatattttttgcATTCTTCATATTAGTCCTCTTCGTATGTGCCCTaaata GTTACATATATCTAAAACAAGACAGTTTTATATTCTCAAATGAAT TCCCTACTGTTGAAGAGAAAAACCAAATACTAG gaGAGAACTATGAAATTGTTACCTTAACCACGAAGGATAATCATAAATTTACATG tTGGTATATTAAGACCAAAGATTCTGAGAACAAACCAATTATGCTTTATTTTCAAGGAAACGGAGGAT atttagaaaaatatataaacttATTCAATTTAATTATAGACCGAGTTGATGTCAACATATTTTCATGCTCAAATAGAGG TTGTGGATCTAATATAGCCAAACCTTCGGAAGAATATCTTTATAAAGATGCTAATgtatatatagaatatgTGAAGACAAAAAATCCAAAgcatttatttatatttggaag TTCAATGGGAGCCGCAGTAGCTATTGACACGGCATTAAAACAGAATGACAAC ATAAGTGGATTAATTGTTCAGAATGCATTTACAAGTTTAAAGAATCTGTCGAAATATTCTCATCCATTccttcattttttcttatttgATTATGACATGATAATAAGAAGTAAAATGGATAACGAatcaaaaattaaaaatattacagTACCAACCTTGTTTACCTTATCTGAAATG GATGAAAAAATACCCACTACCCATACAAGAACCTTGTTTCAG TTATGTGCAAGTACCAAGAAACAGTTATATTTGTCCAAGGGAGGAACTCATCCAGACATTCTGAAAAATGATGATGGTTCTTATCATAAAACTATGAAGAAATTTATTGAAGATGCTATAGCTATAagggaaaaaaatattcaagATGTGAAGGAAAAAAATCCAAATAAACCTActtaa
- a CDS encoding 14-3-3 protein: MATSEELKQLRCDCTYRSKLAEQAERYDEMADAMRTLVEQCVNNDKDELTVEERNLLSVAYKNAVGARRASWRIISSVEQKEMSKANVHNKNVAATYRKKVEEELNNICQDILNLLTKKLIPNTSESESKVFYYKMKGDYYRYISEFSCDEGKKEASNCAQEAYQKATDIAENELPSTHPIRLGLALNYSVFFYEILNQPHQACEMAKRAFDDAITEFDNVSEDSYKDSTLIMQLLRDNLTLWTSDLQGDQTEEKSKDEGLE, from the exons atgGCAACATCTGAAGAATTAAAACAATTGAGATGCGATTGTACTTATCGTTCAAAATTGGCTGAGCAAGCCGAAAGATATGatg AAATGGCAGACGCTATGAGAACTTTAGTTGAGCAATGCGTGAACAATGACAAAGATGAATTGACCGTCGAAGAAAGGAATTTATTG TCCGTTGCTTATAAGAATGCTGTAGGTGCTCGTCGAGCCTCGTGGAGAATAATTTCTAGTGTAGAACAAAAAGAGATGAGCAAAGCTAATGTTCATAATAAGAATGTTGCTGCTACTTATAGAAAGAAAGTTGaagaagaattaaataatatttgtcAAGATATTTTAAATCTTCTTACCAAAAAGTTAATTCCAAATACTTCAGAAAGTGAAAGTAAAGTTTTTTATTACAAGATGAAAGGTGATTATTATCGTTACATTAGTGAATTTTCTTGTGATGAAGGAAAAAAAGAAGCATCCAACTGTGCTCAAGAAGCTTATCAAAAAGCTACGGATATTGCAGAAAATGAACTTCCTTCTACACACCCAATACGTTTAGGTTTAGCGTTGAACTATTCTGTTTTCttttatgaaatattaaatcaACCACACCAAGCATGTGAAATGGCAAAGAGAGCTTTCGATGATGCCATTACAGAATTTGACAATGTTAGCGAAGACTCTTATAAAGATTCCACTTTAATTATGCAACTCTTAAGAGATAACTTGACCTTATGGACATCTGACTTACAAGGAGATCAGACCGAAg AAAAATCAAAAGACGAAGGTTTAGAATGA
- a CDS encoding putative U3 small nucleolar ribonucleoprotein, translated as MLRRNIRLRKEYLYLKKVEDEKKKYAEKIKSIKESYDKNKKIRGDLKDEESELRKNMNLYDEKSFDRKVDDEYFFCGLENPRVLITTSRNPSSTLENFAKELKLIIPNSEKINRGSYFIKDILNFARKNNITDVIILHEYKGIPRNLIICHLPFGPTLFCTIKDCKMRCEFNDIIDNISLCTPHLIFHNFHSDLGKRIMNIFKYLFPPITMRMNKRKMPRHNSQIIKNNNLNDNIHTNSNNNNNNHLDQMNKIKFVTQTTQDDEDDNEQLQIYFKNNEYLNLQKYENNRVIVFFNKNDIIYFRHYNWEKNQTNQIVLKEIGPRFSFLVYKINKETLDSLNEDYEYIYRPFMNSRKALLT; from the coding sequence atgCTAAGGAGGAATATTCGTTTGAGGaaagaatatttatacttaaaaaaagtagaggatgagaagaaaaagtacgctgaaaaaattaagagTATAAAAGAAAgttatgataaaaataaaaagataagAGGAGATTTAAAAGATGAAGAAAGTgaattaagaaaaaatatgaatttatATGATGAGAAATCATTTGATAGAAAAGTTGATgatgaatattttttttgtggTCTTGAAAATCCACGAGTATTAATAACAACATCAAGAAATCCATCATCAACATTAGAAAATTTTGcaaaagaattaaaattaattatacCAAATAgtgaaaaaataaatagaggtagttattttattaaagatattttaaattttgcaagaaaaaataatattacagatgttattattttacatGAATATAAAGGAATACCTAGAAATCTAATTATTTGTCATTTACCATTTGGACCTACATTATTTTGCACCATAAAAGATTGTAAAATGAGATGTGAatttaatgatattattgataatatatctttatgTACTCCacatttaatttttcataatttcCATTCAGATCTAGGTAAGAgaattatgaatatatttaaatatttatttccACCTATTACCATGCGTATgaataaaagaaaaatgcCTAGACATAATTCtcaaattattaaaaataataatttaaatgataatatacatactaatagtaataataataataataaccATTTAGATcaaatgaacaaaataaaattcGTAACACAAACAACACAagatgatgaagatgataatgaacagttacaaatatattttaaaaataatgaatatttaaatttacaaaaatatgaaaataatcGTGTTATTGTTTtctttaataaaaatgatattatatattttagaCATTATAATTGGGAAAAAAATCAAACAAACCAAATTGTTCTCAAAGAAATTGGACCTCGTTTTAGTTTTcttgtatataaaattaataaagaaaCTTTAGATTCATTAAATGAAgattatgaatatatatatagacCCTTTATGAATTCGAGAAAAGCTCTTCTTACATAA
- a CDS encoding putative zinc finger protein yields the protein MACTPLLSEEDLYRFRTKQCLRLAKGLCEFGFDRCQYSHSAEWIRRCPYYISLPSYLRYIPVACPYFIKNKNESEEDEEKRNMILKNCVHLTNKDGSVNNKFYKYIEETNINKCPLGVECPLAHSVDEIDYHPLVYKTKRCENYMHANCNKYYCNNLHGLAEQRKIKEYFIPYSNKIDIPAYPNVTIVSKIQYGSFKGQTQLSNKQKKMNTDFNFHSRNYNYPCKMINGKNYKHIDLKYNSLNLPSQQRYTLQEQNMNQPKRYTTSNLMNMQPSHNNFSFSYENQFKNKKKNSIFTYLNNFDDKYTLYLHILKKFPYLFDLNISDMNNKNSVSLIQTQSLSDNFILHDNTSKGNRTDLTNITNDDNIGISSKNNNNNQDICEKEFSNNNTQNIYDSQNKYNTFEQCTENIFMNNSYYEILNHIFKKNLQITKNKITCENDTQRSFNDMENDYTKNSSDNVDLDFIRNLNGNYINADNKIETYDDVLNMLSHILCLLYFTSDSRAHATFDMYAHKLAKQLNCESRKRKEMSMPKYLNYNMKEMI from the exons ATGGCGTGCACACCTTTGCTTAGCGAAGAAGATTTATATCGATTCCGAACGAAGCAATGTTTACGATTAGCTAAGGGTTTGTGTGAGTTCGGGTTCGATAGATGTCAGTATAGTCATAGTGCTGAATGGATTAGACGTTGCCCATATTACATTTCCTTACCTTCTTATTTAAGATATATTCCTGTAGCATGTCcatattttattaagaATAAGAATGAAAGCGAAGAAGATGAGGAGAAAAGAAATATGATATTAAAGAATTGTGTTCATTTAACTAATAAAGATGGTAgtgttaataataaattttataaatatattgaagAGACAAATATTAACAAATGCCCTTTAGGTGTAGAATGTCCCTTAGCTCATAGTGTAGATGAAATAGATTATCATCCACttgtatataaaacaaaaagatgtgaaaattatatgcatgcaaattgtaataaatattattgtaaTAATTTACATGGATTAGCTGaacaaagaaaaataaaagaatattttattccCTATTCAAACAAAATAGATATTCCAGCATATCCTAATGTTACCATTGTTAGTAAAATTCAATATGGTTCATTTAAAGGACAAACACAATTATCAAATaagcaaaaaaaaatgaatacaGATTTCAATTTTCATTCaagaaattataattatccATGTAAAATGATTAATggaaaaaattataaacatatagatcttaaatataattctCTAAATCTTCCTAGTCAACAAAGATATACATTACAAGAACAAAATATGAATCAACCTAAAAGATACACTACATCTAATTTAATGAATATGCAACCTTctcataataatttttctttctcTTATGAAAAtcaatttaaaaataaaaaaaaaaattctatatttacatacctaaataattttgatgataaatatacattatatttacatatattaaagaaattTCCATATCTTTTTGATTTAAACATTTCTGATATGAATAACAAAAATTCAGTATCACTCATACAAACACAATCATTATCAGATAATTTTATTCTACACGATAATACATCTAAAGGGAATAGGACAGATTTGACAAATATAAcaaatgatgataatatagGCATTTCtagtaaaaataataataataatcaagATATATGTGAAAAAGAATTTTCGAATAATAACacacaaaatatatatgattctcaaaataaatataacacATTTGAACAATGTAcagaaaatatttttatgaataatagctattatgaaatattgaatcatatatttaaaaagaatttacaaataactaaaaataaaataacatgTGAAAATGACACACAAAGGTCATTCAATGATATGGAAAATGattatacaaaaaattCAAGTGACAATGTAGATCTTGATTTTATAAGAAATCTTAATGGTAACTACATTAATGCtgataataaaattgaaACATATGATGATGTTTTGAATATGCTAAGTCATATTTTGTGTTTGCTATATTTTACATCCGATTCGAGAGCTCATGCAACATTTGACATGTATGCACACAAACTAGCCAAACAG CTAAATTGTGAAAGCAGAAAAAGGAAGGAAATGTCTATGCCAAAATATTTAAACTACAACATGAAAGAAATGATTTag
- a CDS encoding putative zinc finger protein produces PTPILCENNCGFYGNPANNNLCSKCYREFQEKKKKQISEEEKMNDKNMNDTLNNYNNKINEIMEPTFLNEKQTEKEKNSHIKEENSSIINNEQNKTSEIKPVTLYNTEEKDNSSQPVEDKSKCFFCSKRIGLVGIKCRCNHYFCSLHRYADAHNCTFDYKNYHKQQLIKNNVKVVADKVEKI; encoded by the coding sequence cCAACACCCATATTGTGTGAAAACAACTGCGGGTTTTATGGCAACCCTgcaaataataatttatgCTCTAAATGCTATAGAGAATTTcaagagaaaaaaaagaaacagATATCTGAAGAGGAGAAAATgaatgataaaaatatgaatgatacattaaataattataataataaaataaatgaaataatgGAACCAACgtttttaaatgaaaaacaaacggaaaaagaaaaaaacaGTCACATAAAGGAAGAAAATTCTTCCATAATAAAcaatgaacaaaataaaacaaGTGAAATAAAACCCGTAACCTTATATAATAcagaagaaaaagataattCTAGTCAACCTGTTGAAGATAAAAGTAAATGTTTCTTCTGTTCTAAACGTATAGGATTAGTAGGAATTAAATGTAGATGTAATCACTATTTCTGTTCACTTCATAGATATGCTGATGCACATAATTGTACATttgattataaaaattatcataaaCAACAGctaataaaaaataacgTTAAGGTTGTTGCAGATAAAgtagaaaaaatataa
- a CDS encoding putative dynactin subunit 6: MNKGTIVKLHSLNLDRNINKNVSFNRNRINNYESDLSISSYKTFKNSSDNTDIPLYRTCTNDSDNSIKNKDIYGYKKVVSLNEYIFKFKKLTNEKNENTLDKCNIFRRFNTNQKNLIDISDSCSESNLSSECNFTIDVTRNIMKKKKIHQTIKDNMEDIFCLYDKEKHFNYNNYDTIKDIKKYKSHMPMEDKPLSCYLNSSFKLMSHDLNYDEIYNTTKTSFQNINSVIWQKKGFITCSSGNILNRDIIKNNEEKKSLKKKVKKHCKHKKSFLQSVKKKRIKKYKTLLYNLINKENKIFVRKLRLSVRDIYSYNLRHGKNKNKRIFLFSNCKNHIYHSLRMKDRNYIFNNKYKTCIMKYNIRNVFINSYEKDFNKKIDNNIFLEIEQKNIENDIYEKNKKTNDEYIKNELNKKESISFYYDLHKNKNIIIGNRNIIFPSCQIKSDKAKIIIGENNLFEDLVTIINNTSTDMYIGSYNIFRSGSYIYNTMKIGDRNCFDYKCNIIKSNIGSHTFIGINMLIDKKSKLRNHHKIVDNVVIYLNSQIIQDNMREIISRYNHIK; the protein is encoded by the exons atgaataaagGTACTATTGTAAAACTTCATTCCTTAAATTTAGACAggaatataaataagaatgTGTCTTTTAATAGAAAtagaataaataattatgaatccgatttatctatatcatcatataaaacatttaaGAATTCAAGTGATAATACTGATATACCTTTGTATAGAACATGTACTAACGATTCTGATAAttcaataaaaaataaagatatttATGGTTATAAAAAAGTAGTATCTTtgaatgaatatatatttaaatttaaaaaactgacaaatgaaaaaaatgaaaatacaTTAGACaaatgtaatatttttcgAAGATTTAATACTAACCAAAAAAATCTTATAGACATTTCAGATTCATGTAGTGAATCCAATTTGAGTTCTGAATGTAATTTTACTATAGATGTAACaagaaatattatgaaaaaaaagaaaatacaCCAAACTATAAAGGACAATATGGAAGATATATTTTGTCTTtatgataaagaaaaacattttaattataataactATGATACaataaaagatattaagaaatataaaagtcATATGCCAATGGAAGATAAACCTTTATCTTGTTATTTAAAttcatcatttaaattaatGTCTCACGATTTAAATTATGACgaaatatataacacaACAAAAACATCCtttcaaaatattaatagtgTAATATGGCAAAAAAAAg GATTTATTACATGTTCAAGtggaaatatattaaatagagatattataaaaaataatgaagaaaaaaaaagtttgaaaaaaaaggtGAAAAAGCATTGTAAACATAAAAAGAGTTTTTTACAAAgtgtaaaaaaaaagaggataaagaaatacaagacccttttatataatttaataaataaggagaataaaatatttgtgAGGAAACTAAGATTAAGTGTTAGagatatatattcataCAATTTAAGACatggaaaaaataaaaataaaagaatttttcttttttctaattgtaaaaatcatatatatcattcATTGAGAATGAAAGATAggaattatatttttaataataaatataaaacatgtataatgaaatataatataagaaatgtttttataaattcCTATGAAAAAGATttcaataaaaaaattgataataatatattcttagAAATTGAACAAAAGAATATAGAgaatgatatatatgaaaaaaataagaaaacaaatgacgaatatataaagaatgaacttaataaaaaagaatcgatttctttttattatgacttacataaaaataaaaatataattataggcaatagaaatataatatttccTTCTTGTCAAATAAAATCTGATAAAGCTAAAATAATTATAGgagaaaataatttatttgaaGATTTAGTTActataataaataatacaagTACAGATATGTATATAGGGagttataatatatttagGTCTGGctcatatatatataatacgATGAAAATAGGGGATCGAAATTGTTTCGACTATAAAT GCAATATAATTAAGAGCAATATAGGATCACATACATTTATTGGTATAAATATGTTGATAGACAAAAAATCGAAATTAAGAAATCATCATAAAATTGTTGATAATGtagttatatatttaaattcACAAATTATACAA GACAATATGAGAGAAATAATATCACGATATAATCAcataaaatga
- a CDS encoding putative DNA helicase codes for MDVFEFVDPLRKRKINNNILDFNKYVYKEKMEVSEEEEKEHEEEKKKDDEILIMKNKKKKKKKKKLRRLLDSSSSDDNNENEEISSKKIKIRKLNSDSDDNKIKNNIDKNSNNEKKKKEKMIQEKEQNSDIEIIDSYDDENEKAEYEYNLNTLYQCLYISIQIKNKIIDYFTSDKKEKKTELIKEFVKGSFRVSNFQANYENFEKHVDTFHKLKCYQKCGVLWLYVLYKQNKNGILADEMGLGKTAQTCVFLDYMYKTGTIKNKTIIVAPTSLLKNWDNEINMWCPYLKNHKIIYYGSQSERRYLAYDIFSNKSNKNNKNFPSSYNNNNDDDGDHHNNDSHNNIHLIITSINMLMGKNDVSYFRQIKKYDYLIFDEAHFLKNKNSLIYKKLQKKIVFNNKILLTGSPIQNKTQELTNLLLFLMPHIFTETNINNAMQAFINMYEEEVQTRNKKKKTDEGTTPKLTTFVDEIMKKNDNQNNHNNNNMMMMMNKYTDACHNISDHNNNISNNCNIYDIKCDEDLTDDNIKDHSEKESNVIVSDTNKNIIKNYLIQTIRDDLKQHVEIKNKEIILLQLIIEPYILRRSKKHVFIDMPKKHSLIIKLPLNNTQLNLYKDEIFSKMQKTFKHLEFLETHSSKKELQKIYAILNKKEIKNGIKDNTDEKKESQSNVDQENYQNSHYNDNTNNIDNLEDNVEDDIDCDDDKEMDEETINIEKTDVENKNSNIVIHKRDDDSNDIDEDNIKDDNNSNNNSNMFEDSSSKDITHNNMKSKKNLENNKNSKEVRGKMINASIFILRRICNHPLLHKYYYTIEDIKKISKYFYYNTDQYVDLDLKTVENEFMKISDFDIHLSIKHLISQGDNKLNKYLITKEHILNSSKISHMLSLIKDIRKKKQKVLIFSQFTTFLDIIEEALLYEFIYDDSDYMDHIQTIKNSQSINKNDTICKEENNIDDDMSIKHEQNDHQLCKETKRHDDNNNNINEEEDEQKFSFKENIKKPNDIYNEDMENSERTKDTNHDYNKKKKDEDDEDVCLTSSTLSTSSVGTQNDTGHQIYVRLDGSTNTIERQKIIKRFSKDENIFVFLLSTKAGGVGLNLIAANHVILMDQDWNPHNDRQAEDRVHRLGQKNEVYIYRLCCKNTIEEAILKCNKAKLHLDQAFGGNSDLLQTALIKDALNAVEI; via the exons ATGGATGTGTTTGAATTTGTAGATCCTTTAAGGAAAcgaaaaataaataacaacATTTTGgattttaataaatatgtgtataaagaaaaaatggAGGTGAGTGAAGAAGAGGAGAAAGAGCATGAGgaagagaaaaaaaaagatgatgaaatattaattatgaagaataaaaaaaagaaaaaaaagaagaaaaagtTAAGACGTTTATTAGATAGTTCTAGtagtgatgataataatgaaaatgaagagATATCatctaaaaaaataaaaataagaaaattaaattctgatagtgatgataataaaataaaaaataatattgataaaaatagtaataatgagaaaaagaagaaagaaaaaatgatacaagaaaaagaacaaaatagTGATATAGAAATTATAGATTCttatgatgatgaaaatgaaaaagcagaatatgaatataatttaaatacattatatcaatgtttatatatatctatacaaattaaaaataaaattatcGATTATTTTACATCagataaaaaagaaaaaaaaacagaattaataaaagaatttGTTAAAGGATCTTTTAGAGTTAGTAATTTTCAAGcaaattatgaaaattttgaaaaacATGTAGATACATTTcataaattaaaatgttaTCAAAAATGTGGAGTATTATGgttatatgttttatataaacaaaataaaaatggtATATTAGCTGATGAAATGGGACTTGGAAAGACAGCACAGACATGTGTTTTTCTAgattatatgtataaaacAGGAAccattaaaaataaaactaTTATTGTTGCACCTACTAgtttattaaaaaattgGGATAATGAAATTAATATGTGGTGTccatatttaaaaaatcataaaattatatattatggTAGTCAGTCTGAAAGAAGATATTTAGCTTATGACATATTTAGTAATAAGTCAAAcaagaataataaaaacttTCCAAGTAGttacaataataataatgatgatgatggtgatcatcataataatgatagtcataataatattcatttaatcATTACAAGTATCAATATGCTCATGGGCAAAAATGATGTTTCTTACTTTAgacaaattaaaaaatatgattatCTCATTTTTGACGAAGcacattttttaaaaaataaaaactcacttatatataaaaagttacaaaaaaaaattgtcttcaataataaaatattattaactGGTTCACCCatacaaaataaaacaCAAGAATTGACAAACCtccttttatttttaatgcctcatatatttacagagacaaatataaataatgcTATGCAAGCTTTTATAAACATGTATGAAGAAGAGGTACAAAcaagaaataaaaaaaaaaaaacagaTGAAGGAACTACACCAAAATTAACAACCTTCGTTGACGAAATcatgaaaaaaaatgataaccaaaataatcataataataataatatgatgatgatgatgaataaatatacagATGCTTGTCATAATATATCAGACcataataacaatattaGCAATAATTGCaatatttatgatataaaGTGTGATGAAGATCTAAcagatgataatattaaagatCATAGTGAAAAAGAAAGTAATGTTATTGTTTCAGATAccaataaaaatattattaaaaattatttaatacaAACCATTAGAGATGATTTAAAACAACATgtagaaataaaaaataaagaaatcATTTTATTACAACTTATTATTGAaccatatatattaagaagATCAAAAAAACATGTCTTTATAGATATGCCCAAAAAACATAGTCTTATTATTAAGTTACCATTAAATAATACACAGcttaatttatataaggATGAAATATTCTCAAAGATGCAGAAGACATTTAAGCATCTAGAATTTTTAGAAACGCATTCTAGCAAAAAGGAGctacaaaaaatatatgccatattaaataaaaaagaaattaaaaatggCATAAAAGATAATACAGATGAAAAGAAGGAAAGCCAATCAAATGTGGACCAAGAGAATTATCAGAATAGTCACtataatgataatacaaataatatagacAATCTTGAAGATAATGTTGAAGATGATATTGATTGTGATGATGATAAAGAAATGGATGAAGAAACTATTAACATTGAAAAGACAGATGTAGAGAATAAGAATAGCAATATTGTTATTCACAAAAGAGATGATGATAGTAATGATATTgatgaagataatataaaggatgataataatagtaataataatagcAATATGTTTGAAGATAGTTCTAGTAAGGATATTacacataataatatgaaatcAAAGAAAAATctagaaaataataaaaatagtaaAGAAGTTAGAGGGAAAATGATTAACGcttctatatttatacttAGAAGAATATGTAACCATCCtttattacataaatattattatactatagaagatattaaaaaaatttcaaaatatttttattataatactGATCAATATGTTGATCTAGATTTAAAAACTGTTGAAAATGaatttatgaaaatatcAGATTTCGATATTCATTTATCAATTAAACATTTAATATCTCAAGgtgataataaattaaataaatatttaataacaAAAGAACATATTTTGAATAGTAGTAAAATTAGTCATATGTTATCTCTTATTAAAGATATTAGgaagaaaaaacaaaaggtattaattttttcacAGTTTACCACTTTTCTTGATATTATAGAAGAGgctttattatatgaatttatatatgatgattCTGATTATATGGATCATATTCAAACTATTAAAAATTCTCaaagtataaataaaaatgacACCATCTGTAAggaagaaaataatatagatgaTGATATGTCTATAAAACACGAACAAAATGATCATCAATTGTGTAAAGAAACAAAACGTCATGatgacaataataataatattaatgaagAGGAGGATGAACAAAAATTTAgttttaaagaaaatataaaaaagccaaatgatatatataatgaagatATGGAAAATTCAGAAAGAACTAAAGATACAAATcatgattataataaaaagaaaaaagacgaagatgatgaagatGTATGTCTTACTTCATCAACACTTTCTACTTCATCAGTGGGTACACAAAATGATACAGGTCATCAAATTTATGTAAGATTAGATGGATCAACAAACACTATTGAAAGAcagaaaattataaaacGCTTTTCaaaagatgaaaatatttttgtttttcttttatcaACAAAAGCCGGAGGAGTAGGTCTCAATTTAATAGCGGCAAATCATGTTATATTGATGGACCAG gaCTGGAATCCACATAATGATAGACAAGCAGAGGATAGAGTTCATCGATTAG gccaaaaaaatgaagtatatatatatcgATTATGTTGTAAGAATACGATTGAGGAAGCTATACTTAAg tGTAATAAGGCGAAATTACACTTAGATCAAGCATTTGGAGGCAATAGCGATTTGTTACAAACAGCTCTAATCAAG gaTGCATTAAATGCAgtagaaatataa